One window of Acidimicrobiales bacterium genomic DNA carries:
- the hemH gene encoding ferrochelatase codes for MTGPAPVGVVVMAYGTPKRPEDVEAYYTHIRRGRPPEPEQLADLQRRYDALGGVSPLAQRTEAQRAAIEAALETRVPGGYRVVLGQKHASPFIEDAVGTLADDGVTRTVGLVLAPHYSGFSVGEYQKRLAEAAAERGVTAAGIESWHLQPAYLDFLAGALRDTLAGLPERTRVVFTAHSLPERVLQGDPYPDQLRASAAAVVERVGAAAQDWGVAWQSAGRTPEPWRGPDILDVIREVAAGGQHDGIAVCAQGFVADHLEVLYDLDIEAKAVADEVALAFGRTASLNAEPTVMAALADLVVAATPPEEPT; via the coding sequence GTGACCGGTCCCGCGCCCGTCGGCGTCGTGGTCATGGCCTACGGCACGCCGAAGCGACCCGAGGACGTCGAGGCCTACTACACCCACATCCGCCGCGGCCGTCCGCCCGAGCCCGAGCAGCTGGCCGACCTCCAGCGCCGCTACGACGCCCTCGGCGGCGTCTCCCCCCTCGCGCAGCGCACCGAGGCGCAGCGGGCCGCCATCGAGGCCGCGCTCGAGACCCGCGTGCCCGGCGGCTACCGGGTGGTGCTGGGTCAGAAGCACGCCAGCCCCTTCATCGAGGACGCCGTCGGTACCCTTGCCGACGACGGCGTCACCCGGACGGTGGGCCTCGTCCTCGCCCCCCACTACTCCGGCTTCAGCGTCGGCGAGTACCAGAAGCGCCTGGCCGAGGCCGCCGCCGAGCGGGGCGTCACCGCCGCCGGCATCGAGAGCTGGCACCTCCAGCCCGCCTACCTGGACTTCCTCGCCGGCGCCCTGCGGGACACCCTCGCCGGCCTGCCCGAACGCACCCGGGTGGTCTTCACCGCCCACTCCCTCCCCGAGCGGGTGCTGCAGGGCGACCCGTACCCGGACCAGCTGCGCGCCAGCGCCGCCGCGGTCGTCGAGCGCGTCGGTGCCGCGGCGCAGGACTGGGGCGTCGCCTGGCAGAGCGCCGGCCGCACGCCCGAGCCGTGGCGCGGCCCCGACATCCTCGACGTCATCCGGGAGGTCGCCGCCGGCGGCCAGCACGACGGAATCGCCGTGTGCGCGCAGGGCTTCGTGGCCGACCACCTCGAGGTGCTCTACGACCTCGACATCGAGGCCAAGGCCGTGGCCGACGAGGTCGCCCTCGCCTTCGGCCGCACCGCTTCGCTCAACGCCGAACCCACCGTGATGGCCGCCCTCGCCGACCTGGTCGTGGCCGCCACCCCACCCGAGGAGCCCACCTGA
- a CDS encoding glycosyltransferase family 4 protein, with amino-acid sequence MASTPHDDDPLRIALLTYRGKKHCGGQGVYVRHLSKALTLLGHHVEVLSGPPYPETVDEVPLIELPSLEIYNDHFPMRFPAIWELKNWTDVAEVLSFSSGTFPEPLAFSLRAWDHLKHRVDEFDIVQDNQSMGYGLLGIERAGLPVLGTIHHPITVDRKLEMEHAETPYQRFAKGRWYAFTKMQSRVAQRLTRILTVSESSRGDIIKDHGVDPDRLHVVPVGVDPETFLPVPGVTPVPGRIITTASADVAMKGLVYLLEAVAKLRTENPDIHLVVIGKPKEEGRTARTLAELGLSDAVEFVSGVSEQRIVELYSESELAVVPSLYEGFSLPAIEAMSCSVCLVATTGGAIPEVVGKDGETALLVPPGDSEALAVALRRGLDDPDLRARIGAAGRQRIIERWSWTVTAEKTVEQYRARLAEPTISTQVPGLGELPSLPGLPSLDDVGGALAGLRRRLPV; translated from the coding sequence TTGGCATCCACCCCGCACGACGACGATCCCCTCCGGATCGCCCTGCTCACCTACCGCGGCAAGAAGCACTGCGGGGGCCAAGGCGTCTACGTCCGCCACCTCTCGAAGGCCCTGACCCTCCTCGGGCACCACGTCGAGGTGCTGAGCGGGCCGCCCTATCCCGAGACCGTCGACGAGGTGCCGCTCATCGAGCTGCCCAGCCTCGAGATCTACAACGACCACTTCCCCATGCGCTTCCCCGCCATCTGGGAGCTGAAGAACTGGACCGACGTCGCCGAGGTCCTCTCGTTCTCGTCCGGCACCTTCCCGGAGCCGCTCGCGTTCAGCCTGCGGGCCTGGGACCACCTCAAGCACCGGGTCGACGAGTTCGACATCGTCCAGGACAACCAGTCCATGGGCTACGGCCTGCTCGGCATCGAGCGCGCCGGCCTGCCCGTCCTCGGCACCATCCACCACCCCATCACCGTGGACCGCAAACTCGAGATGGAGCACGCCGAGACGCCCTACCAGCGCTTTGCCAAGGGCCGCTGGTACGCCTTCACGAAGATGCAGAGCCGGGTCGCCCAGCGCCTCACCCGCATCCTGACCGTCTCCGAGTCGTCCCGTGGCGACATCATCAAGGACCACGGCGTCGACCCCGACCGCCTGCACGTCGTGCCGGTGGGCGTCGACCCCGAGACCTTCCTGCCCGTCCCGGGAGTGACGCCGGTTCCCGGGCGCATCATCACCACCGCCAGCGCCGACGTGGCCATGAAGGGCCTCGTGTACCTGCTCGAGGCCGTGGCCAAGCTGCGCACCGAGAACCCCGACATCCACCTCGTGGTCATCGGCAAGCCCAAGGAGGAAGGCCGCACGGCCCGCACCCTCGCAGAGCTGGGCCTGAGCGACGCCGTCGAGTTCGTCAGCGGCGTGTCCGAGCAGCGCATCGTCGAGCTGTACTCCGAGTCCGAGCTCGCGGTCGTGCCCTCGCTCTACGAGGGCTTCTCGCTCCCCGCCATCGAGGCCATGTCGTGCTCGGTGTGCCTCGTGGCCACCACCGGCGGAGCCATCCCCGAGGTCGTGGGCAAGGACGGCGAGACCGCCCTGCTCGTGCCCCCCGGCGACAGCGAGGCCCTCGCGGTGGCCCTGCGCCGCGGCCTCGACGACCCGGATCTGCGGGCCCGCATCGGCGCCGCCGGCCGCCAGCGCATCATCGAGCGCTGGAGCTGGACGGTCACCGCGGAGAAGACGGTCGAGCAGTACCGCGCCCGCCTCGCCGAGCCCACCATCAGCACCCAAGTCCCGGGCCTGGGCGAGCTCCCGTCCCTCCCCGGTCTGCCGTCGCTCGACGACGTCGGCGGGGCGCTCGCCGGCCTGCGCCGCCGGCTGCCGGTCTGA
- the hemG gene encoding protoporphyrinogen oxidase, giving the protein MSRVVIVGGGIAGLAAAYELAKHPEADVVLLEAGPRLGGKIETQPFAGLPVELGPDTFLARVPWAVDLCKELGLFDELVSPEQTTAYLWVRGALRRLPEAHVLGVPTDFDQLAASGLVSPEAVAIARRDLDHPEDAPGRLPGDGAEGDCSVGELIRSRLGDEVLERIVDPLIGGINAGDSDRLSVAAAAPQIAGAAQSNASLVRGLLAMKAAAPPDPGTPMFYSLPGGLQRLVDRVVDAITAEVHLGTPAISVERRSGGGYAVHTAGGPIEADAVVLASPAFADARLLEAVAPGPAAALGAIDYSSVALVTLAVPADAVERPLDASGYLVPRTEGCLITACTWASSKWAHLAAPGQVLLRASAGRYGDERIADLDDDALVAGVRADLATTMGLDAAPTDVRIVRWTDSFPQYTPGHLQRMTALDEQLAAEVPGVVLAGAVQKGVGIPACIRQGREAANAVLTATGAGA; this is encoded by the coding sequence ATGAGCCGCGTCGTCATCGTCGGCGGCGGCATCGCCGGCCTCGCCGCCGCGTATGAACTGGCCAAGCACCCCGAGGCCGACGTCGTCCTGCTCGAGGCGGGCCCCCGTCTCGGCGGCAAGATCGAGACGCAGCCCTTCGCCGGCCTGCCGGTCGAGCTCGGCCCGGACACGTTCCTCGCCCGCGTGCCGTGGGCGGTCGACCTGTGCAAGGAGCTGGGCCTGTTCGACGAGTTGGTCAGCCCCGAGCAGACCACCGCCTACCTGTGGGTCCGGGGTGCCCTGCGCCGGCTGCCCGAGGCCCACGTCCTGGGCGTGCCCACCGACTTCGACCAGCTCGCGGCCAGCGGCCTGGTGTCGCCCGAGGCCGTCGCCATCGCCCGCCGTGACCTCGACCACCCGGAGGACGCGCCTGGGCGGCTGCCCGGTGACGGGGCCGAGGGTGACTGCTCCGTGGGCGAGCTGATCCGCTCGCGCCTCGGCGACGAGGTGCTCGAGCGCATCGTCGACCCGCTCATCGGCGGCATCAACGCCGGCGACTCCGACCGCCTCAGCGTGGCTGCCGCCGCTCCCCAGATCGCCGGCGCCGCACAGAGCAACGCCAGCCTGGTGCGGGGCCTCCTGGCCATGAAGGCGGCGGCGCCCCCCGATCCCGGGACGCCGATGTTCTACAGCCTGCCCGGCGGCCTCCAGCGCCTCGTCGACCGGGTGGTGGACGCCATCACGGCCGAGGTGCACCTGGGCACACCGGCCATCAGCGTCGAACGTCGGTCCGGCGGCGGGTACGCCGTGCACACCGCCGGCGGCCCCATCGAGGCCGACGCCGTCGTGCTCGCCAGCCCCGCCTTCGCCGACGCCCGACTGCTCGAGGCCGTCGCCCCCGGGCCCGCCGCCGCGCTCGGCGCCATCGACTACTCGTCGGTCGCCCTCGTCACCCTGGCCGTGCCCGCCGACGCGGTCGAGCGCCCCCTCGACGCCAGCGGCTACCTCGTCCCCCGCACCGAGGGCTGCCTCATCACCGCCTGTACCTGGGCGTCGAGCAAGTGGGCCCACCTCGCCGCCCCCGGTCAGGTGCTGCTCCGGGCGTCGGCCGGCCGCTACGGCGACGAGCGCATCGCCGACCTCGACGACGACGCCCTGGTCGCCGGCGTGCGGGCCGACCTCGCCACCACCATGGGTCTCGACGCGGCGCCGACCGACGTGCGCATCGTGCGCTGGACCGACTCGTTCCCGCAGTACACGCCCGGCCACCTCCAGCGCATGACCGCGCTCGACGAGCAGCTCGCCGCCGAGGTGCCCGGCGTGGTCCTCGCCGGCGCCGTGCAGAAGGGCGTGGGCATCCCCGCTTGCATCCGCCAGGGCCGCGAGGCGGCGAACGCCGTCCTCACCGCCACCGGCGCCGGCGCCTGA
- the hemE gene encoding uroporphyrinogen decarboxylase: protein MPAAPADPTSLAATSDFLRACRSEPVDRIPVWFMRQAGRSLPEYRAVRGEGSILQAIKDPELSATITRQPVERYDVDAAILYSDIVVPAEAIGFGVDVVPGVGPVIAEPFSSAADLQRLRPLDPEADTPYVLETVRLLVEQLDVPLIGFAGAPFTVASYLIEGRPSRTYAKTKALMHGDPALWEKLVDALADLALASLRSQVAAGASAIQLFDSWAGALSPEDYRRFVLPASAKVLEGIGETGVPRIHFGVGTGELLGLLGEAGADVVGVDWRVPLDEARRRVGGRALQGNLDPALCLAPWPVVADATREVLRRGGGLGHVFNLGHGVLPETDPTVLEKVVALVHDEGVALGAEGVAS, encoded by the coding sequence GTGCCCGCCGCTCCCGCCGACCCCACCTCGCTGGCCGCGACCAGCGACTTCCTGCGCGCCTGCCGCAGCGAGCCCGTCGACCGCATCCCCGTCTGGTTCATGCGCCAGGCCGGGCGCTCGCTGCCCGAGTACCGGGCCGTGCGGGGGGAGGGCAGCATCCTCCAGGCCATCAAGGACCCGGAGCTGTCGGCCACGATCACCCGCCAGCCGGTCGAGCGCTACGACGTCGACGCGGCCATCCTCTACTCCGACATCGTCGTGCCCGCGGAGGCCATCGGCTTCGGGGTGGACGTGGTGCCGGGCGTCGGCCCCGTCATCGCCGAGCCCTTCTCGTCGGCCGCCGACCTCCAGCGCCTCCGTCCACTCGACCCCGAGGCCGACACGCCCTACGTGCTCGAGACCGTGCGCCTGCTGGTCGAGCAGCTCGACGTCCCGCTGATCGGCTTCGCCGGCGCGCCCTTCACCGTGGCCAGCTACCTGATCGAGGGTCGCCCCTCGAGGACCTACGCCAAGACCAAGGCCCTCATGCACGGCGACCCGGCGCTCTGGGAGAAGCTCGTCGACGCCCTCGCCGACCTGGCCCTCGCCTCCCTGCGGTCCCAGGTGGCCGCCGGCGCCTCGGCCATCCAGCTCTTCGACAGCTGGGCGGGCGCCCTGTCCCCCGAGGACTACCGCCGCTTCGTGCTGCCCGCCAGCGCCAAGGTGCTCGAGGGCATCGGCGAGACCGGGGTGCCCCGCATCCACTTCGGGGTGGGCACGGGCGAGCTGCTCGGCCTGCTGGGCGAGGCCGGTGCCGACGTCGTGGGCGTCGATTGGCGGGTGCCCCTCGACGAGGCCCGCCGGCGGGTCGGCGGTCGCGCCCTCCAGGGCAACCTGGACCCGGCGCTGTGCCTGGCCCCGTGGCCCGTGGTGGCCGACGCCACCCGCGAAGTGCTGCGCCGCGGCGGCGGCCTCGGCCACGTGTTCAACCTGGGCCACGGCGTCCTGCCCGAGACCGACCCGACCGTGCTCGAGAAGGTCGTGGCGCTCGTCCACGACGAAGGCGTCGCCCTCGGCGCCGAAGGAGTCGCATCGTGA
- a CDS encoding GtrA family protein has translation MSMRTADAIARIKAIDHRKVLRYSAVSFIAVPMTQIILLVFQYGLGWNGLEANTMAVAVTVVPVYVLNRYWVWGKRDKNNFVTEILPFWGMTLLGLVISTIFVAFAESHFNSPIMVNVANAFGFGCVWLLKFFVLDKAMFGRERHFPIDESVLEEADVTEEELVADGFVEGDFEAKWA, from the coding sequence ATGAGCATGAGGACTGCCGATGCGATCGCGCGCATCAAGGCGATCGACCACCGAAAGGTGCTCCGCTACTCCGCGGTGTCGTTCATCGCCGTCCCGATGACGCAGATCATCCTGCTCGTGTTCCAGTACGGGCTGGGGTGGAACGGCCTCGAGGCCAACACCATGGCCGTGGCCGTGACCGTCGTGCCCGTCTACGTGCTCAACCGCTACTGGGTGTGGGGCAAGCGCGACAAGAACAACTTCGTCACCGAGATCCTGCCGTTCTGGGGCATGACCCTGCTCGGCCTCGTCATCTCCACCATCTTCGTGGCCTTCGCCGAGAGCCACTTCAACTCGCCCATCATGGTCAACGTGGCCAACGCCTTCGGCTTCGGGTGCGTCTGGTTGCTCAAGTTCTTCGTGCTCGACAAGGCGATGTTCGGTCGCGAGCGGCACTTCCCCATCGACGAGTCGGTGCTGGAGGAAGCGGACGTCACCGAGGAGGAGCTCGTCGCCGACGGGTTCGTCGAGGGCGACTTCGAGGCCAAGTGGGCCTGA
- the lnt gene encoding apolipoprotein N-acyltransferase, with protein sequence MTEPTTDADPADDPTSAGTVAADRPAMTRGAKALLALRCVGTGLVLAASVPPWGWWPLAFVGIALLDRLIAGQARKARFRRTWLVCAAWLYPSMLWMVDLTLPGYLIACATYAAYFGVTVALLPSSRWRWLGLPGAFVLAEWARWSWPFGGVPLSTLAMSQAAAPLAFTVRLAGSLVLVLIVVLVGVALSALWERAPQQAGLALGAVALIALGAWVAPRAHSVEDLDIAIVQGGGPQRTRASETDPRDVFERHLEASEEVDTPVDLVLWPENVINVEGSLEVNPENEELAELARRLDTTLIVGAVEGADDNFLNAAVVYAPDGRIVDRYDKVKRVPFGEYVPLRGLLERFNSELPGRDALAGDTPAIVQTPAGKFGVVISWEVFFSTRGRDAIGNGGDVLLNPTNGSSYWLTQVQSQQVASSRLRALENDRWVLQAAPTGFSAIVSPEGRVVDRTGVSEQRVLQDTITRRQGETLATRVGDLPVLVVAIALMLAAHLLDRRSRRVVTAAASDGPTAGDDPGATPPTGSVGA encoded by the coding sequence TTGACCGAGCCCACCACCGACGCCGATCCGGCCGACGACCCGACGAGCGCGGGCACCGTCGCTGCCGACCGACCGGCGATGACGCGCGGCGCCAAGGCGCTGCTCGCGCTGCGCTGCGTCGGCACCGGCCTCGTCCTCGCTGCCTCGGTGCCGCCGTGGGGCTGGTGGCCCCTGGCCTTCGTCGGCATCGCCCTGCTCGACCGCCTCATCGCCGGCCAGGCCCGCAAGGCCCGGTTCCGGCGCACCTGGCTGGTGTGCGCCGCCTGGCTGTACCCGTCGATGCTCTGGATGGTCGACCTCACCCTGCCCGGCTACCTGATCGCCTGTGCCACCTACGCCGCCTACTTCGGCGTCACGGTGGCGCTGCTGCCGTCGAGCCGGTGGCGCTGGCTGGGGCTCCCGGGAGCCTTCGTGCTCGCCGAGTGGGCTCGCTGGTCGTGGCCGTTCGGCGGTGTGCCCCTGTCCACGCTGGCCATGAGCCAGGCCGCCGCACCCCTCGCCTTCACGGTGCGCCTCGCCGGCAGCCTCGTCCTGGTGCTCATCGTCGTGCTCGTCGGTGTCGCCCTGTCCGCCCTGTGGGAGCGGGCGCCCCAACAGGCCGGACTCGCCCTCGGCGCCGTCGCCCTCATCGCCCTGGGCGCCTGGGTGGCGCCGCGGGCCCACAGCGTCGAGGACCTCGACATCGCCATCGTGCAGGGTGGAGGCCCCCAGCGCACCCGGGCCAGCGAGACCGACCCCCGGGACGTCTTCGAACGCCACCTCGAAGCCAGCGAGGAGGTCGACACCCCCGTCGACCTCGTCCTGTGGCCGGAGAACGTGATCAACGTCGAAGGCAGCCTCGAGGTCAACCCCGAGAACGAGGAGCTGGCCGAGCTGGCCCGCCGCCTCGACACCACGCTGATCGTCGGGGCGGTCGAGGGCGCCGACGACAACTTCCTCAACGCGGCGGTGGTCTACGCACCCGACGGTCGCATCGTCGACCGCTACGACAAGGTCAAGCGGGTGCCCTTCGGTGAGTACGTGCCGCTGCGGGGCCTGTTGGAGCGCTTCAACAGCGAGCTCCCCGGCCGCGACGCCCTCGCCGGCGACACCCCCGCCATCGTGCAGACGCCCGCCGGCAAGTTCGGCGTGGTCATCTCCTGGGAGGTGTTCTTCAGCACCCGCGGGCGCGACGCCATCGGCAACGGCGGCGACGTCCTGCTCAACCCCACCAACGGCTCCTCCTACTGGCTCACCCAGGTGCAGAGCCAGCAGGTGGCCTCCTCCCGCCTCCGGGCCCTCGAGAACGACCGCTGGGTGCTCCAGGCGGCGCCGACGGGGTTCTCGGCCATCGTCAGCCCGGAGGGTCGGGTGGTCGACCGGACCGGCGTCAGCGAGCAGCGCGTCCTCCAGGACACCATCACCCGCCGCCAGGGCGAGACCCTCGCCACCCGCGTCGGCGACCTCCCCGTGCTCGTCGTGGCGATCGCCCTGATGCTCGCCGCCCACCTCCTCGACCGCCGCTCGCGCCGTGTCGTCACCGCCGCGGCGTCCGACGGGCCGACCGCGGGCGACGACCCGGGCGCCACCCCGCCGACCGGTAGCGTCGGGGCGTGA
- a CDS encoding class I SAM-dependent methyltransferase has product MDAELRRSAEAARGFMPPDEGVALHEAALAAGAGPAAGGPFFEIGAYCGKSAIYLAGAARATGTVLFSLDHHRGSEENQAGWEHHESDLVDPGIGLMDTLPVFRRTLYDAGLEASVVAVVGESATVGRFWTTPLTFLFIDGGHGTEPAHRDYELWTPHVAPGGTLAIHDVFPDPADGGRPPYEIFLRALDDGFAEVGATGSLRVLTRPT; this is encoded by the coding sequence ATGGACGCCGAGCTGCGCCGCTCCGCCGAGGCGGCCCGCGGCTTCATGCCCCCCGACGAGGGCGTGGCCCTGCATGAGGCCGCCCTCGCCGCCGGCGCGGGTCCGGCCGCCGGCGGGCCCTTCTTCGAGATCGGCGCCTACTGCGGCAAGTCGGCCATCTACCTCGCCGGCGCCGCCCGGGCCACGGGCACCGTCCTGTTCTCGCTGGACCACCACCGCGGCTCCGAGGAGAACCAGGCGGGCTGGGAGCACCACGAGTCCGACCTCGTCGACCCCGGGATCGGCCTCATGGACACCTTGCCGGTGTTCCGCCGCACGCTCTACGACGCCGGCCTCGAGGCGTCGGTCGTGGCCGTCGTGGGTGAGTCCGCCACCGTCGGGCGTTTCTGGACCACGCCCCTCACCTTCCTCTTCATCGACGGCGGCCACGGCACCGAGCCCGCCCACCGCGACTACGAGCTCTGGACGCCCCACGTGGCGCCCGGGGGCACGCTGGCCATCCACGACGTGTTCCCCGACCCCGCCGACGGCGGCCGACCGCCCTACGAGATCTTCCTGCGGGCCCTCGACGACGGCTTCGCCGAGGTCGGAGCGACCGGCAGCCTGCGCGTCCTCACCCGCCCCACCTGA
- a CDS encoding prenyltransferase has translation MSRELHLPEVPDLVTADEMLATAAAIVEWQLPSGMIPWFPGGHADVWNHVEAAMALDLCGFHEEALAAYQWLVGLQRPDGAWHQYYLEDGIEQDKLDANTCAYVAAGVWHHYLLTRDLKFLESMWSMVEPAIDFVLDLQTPRGEILWARHADGTPWSFALLTGSSSICHSLRCAIAIAEELGHERPDWELSVARLARVIATEPDAFAPKHRWAMDWYYPVLAGVLTGDAGRTHLAERRGTFLFEDKGIRCVSDRPWITAAETCECLIAHLAVGEVELATDLFAMAQGHRADNGRYWTGIVYPEEATFPGGEQSTYTAASVILAADALTGATQASKLFVDHDAVLPPLLPLDD, from the coding sequence ATGTCGCGTGAGCTCCACCTCCCTGAGGTGCCCGACCTCGTGACCGCCGACGAGATGCTGGCCACCGCCGCCGCCATCGTCGAGTGGCAGCTGCCCTCGGGCATGATCCCCTGGTTCCCCGGCGGCCACGCCGACGTGTGGAACCACGTCGAGGCGGCCATGGCCCTCGACCTCTGCGGCTTCCACGAGGAGGCACTCGCCGCCTACCAGTGGCTGGTCGGCCTCCAGCGCCCCGACGGCGCCTGGCACCAGTACTACCTCGAGGACGGCATCGAGCAGGACAAGCTCGACGCCAACACCTGCGCCTACGTGGCCGCCGGCGTGTGGCACCACTACCTGCTCACCCGGGACCTGAAGTTCCTCGAGTCGATGTGGTCGATGGTCGAGCCCGCCATCGACTTCGTGCTCGACCTCCAGACGCCGCGCGGTGAGATCCTCTGGGCCCGCCACGCCGACGGCACCCCCTGGTCGTTCGCCCTGCTCACCGGCTCGTCGAGCATCTGCCACTCGCTGCGGTGCGCCATCGCCATCGCGGAGGAGCTCGGCCACGAGCGCCCCGACTGGGAGCTCAGCGTCGCCCGTCTCGCCCGCGTCATCGCCACCGAACCCGACGCCTTCGCCCCCAAGCACCGCTGGGCCATGGACTGGTACTACCCGGTGCTCGCCGGCGTGCTCACCGGCGACGCCGGCCGCACCCATCTCGCCGAGCGCCGCGGCACCTTCCTCTTCGAGGACAAGGGCATCCGCTGCGTGTCCGACCGTCCGTGGATCACCGCGGCCGAGACCTGCGAGTGCCTCATCGCCCACCTCGCCGTGGGCGAGGTCGAGCTGGCCACGGACCTGTTCGCCATGGCGCAGGGCCACCGGGCCGACAACGGCCGCTACTGGACGGGCATCGTCTACCCCGAGGAAGCCACCTTCCCCGGCGGCGAGCAGTCCACCTACACCGCCGCCTCGGTGATCCTGGCCGCCGACGCCCTCACCGGCGCCACCCAGGCCAGCAAGCTCTTCGTCGACCACGACGCGGTGCTGCCCCCGCTCCTCCCCCTCGACGACTAG
- a CDS encoding class I SAM-dependent methyltransferase, with protein sequence MLTVDYDRLGLQAGDLLLDMGCGAGRHAFESYRRGARVIAFDYSHPELVDVRGIFGAMQQAGEGPKHGLATGVNGDAVKLPFPDDTFDRIIASEVLEHVPDDEGALDELMRVLRPGGIIAATIPAWFPEKVCWALSDEYHAPFVVGGHVRIYTEDELRQKMKAAGLEPGPSHHAHALHSPYWWLKCAVGPTNDENPLVKAYLRLLTWDIMKQPLVLQVAEKVLQPLMGKSLIVYARKPLATVAPPAPRVSATATPETAPPTERQTADVA encoded by the coding sequence ATGCTGACCGTCGACTACGACCGTCTCGGCCTCCAGGCCGGTGACCTGCTCCTCGACATGGGCTGCGGCGCGGGCCGCCACGCCTTCGAGTCCTACCGGCGCGGTGCTCGCGTCATCGCCTTCGACTACTCGCACCCCGAGTTGGTCGACGTGCGGGGCATCTTCGGGGCCATGCAACAGGCCGGCGAGGGACCGAAGCACGGTCTCGCGACGGGCGTGAACGGCGACGCGGTGAAGCTGCCGTTCCCCGACGACACCTTCGACCGCATCATCGCCTCCGAGGTGCTCGAGCACGTCCCCGACGACGAGGGCGCCCTCGACGAGCTGATGCGGGTCCTACGCCCCGGCGGGATCATCGCCGCCACCATCCCGGCGTGGTTCCCCGAGAAGGTCTGCTGGGCCCTCTCGGACGAGTACCACGCCCCCTTCGTGGTGGGCGGGCACGTCCGCATCTACACCGAGGACGAGCTCCGCCAGAAGATGAAGGCGGCGGGCCTCGAGCCCGGCCCCAGCCACCACGCCCACGCCCTGCACTCGCCGTACTGGTGGCTCAAGTGCGCGGTCGGTCCCACCAACGACGAGAACCCGCTCGTGAAGGCGTACCTGCGCCTCCTCACCTGGGACATCATGAAGCAGCCCCTCGTCCTCCAGGTCGCCGAGAAGGTGCTCCAGCCCCTCATGGGCAAGAGCCTGATCGTCTACGCCCGCAAGCCCCTGGCCACGGTGGCCCCGCCGGCGCCCCGGGTCTCGGCCACGGCCACGCCCGAGACCGCCCCTCCCACCGAAAGGCAGACCGCCGATGTCGCGTGA
- a CDS encoding acyl-CoA thioesterase II — protein MSQGAVDALIELLDLEAIEVNIFRGSSPDEDRQRTFGGQVAGQALVAAARTVEPERAVHSLHAYFLRPGDPRVPILYEVDRIRDGRSFTTRRVVAIQHGKAIFNLAASFQVHETGLEHQLALADVMFDGRLPPAPETLPDWRERMAPWKDRIGDWYDRPRPIDHRQCDFEPMDRREKLPPHQRTWLRADGVLPDDPVLHACVLTYASDMTLLDTSILPHGLGTMDEALMMASLDHAMWFHRPFRADQWLLYVQDTPSASGGRGTSRGLIYTEDGQLAVSVVQEGLIRIMR, from the coding sequence ATGTCCCAGGGAGCGGTCGACGCGCTGATCGAGCTGCTCGACCTCGAGGCCATCGAGGTCAACATCTTCCGGGGCAGCAGCCCCGACGAAGACCGCCAGCGCACCTTCGGCGGACAGGTGGCGGGCCAGGCCCTCGTCGCCGCGGCGCGGACGGTCGAGCCCGAGCGCGCCGTCCACTCCCTCCACGCCTACTTCCTGCGCCCGGGTGACCCCCGCGTGCCCATCCTGTACGAGGTGGACCGCATCCGGGACGGACGATCCTTCACCACCCGCCGGGTGGTGGCCATCCAGCACGGCAAGGCCATCTTCAACCTCGCAGCGTCGTTCCAGGTGCACGAGACCGGCCTCGAGCACCAGCTGGCCCTGGCGGACGTGATGTTCGACGGGCGTCTGCCGCCCGCCCCCGAGACGCTCCCCGACTGGCGTGAGCGCATGGCTCCCTGGAAGGACCGCATCGGCGACTGGTACGACCGGCCGAGGCCCATCGACCACCGCCAGTGCGACTTCGAGCCCATGGACCGCCGGGAGAAGCTCCCACCCCACCAGCGCACCTGGCTGCGGGCCGACGGCGTCCTGCCCGACGATCCCGTCCTGCACGCCTGTGTGCTGACGTACGCGTCGGACATGACCCTGCTCGACACCAGCATCCTCCCCCACGGTCTGGGCACCATGGACGAGGCCCTGATGATGGCCAGCCTCGACCACGCCATGTGGTTCCACCGCCCGTTTCGCGCCGACCAATGGCTGCTCTACGTGCAGGACACCCCCTCGGCTTCTGGAGGTCGGGGCACGTCCCGTGGCCTCATCTACACCGAAGACGGGCAGCTGGCGGTGTCCGTCGTGCAGGAAGGCCTGATACGAATCATGCGATGA